A single region of the Actinoplanes sp. SE50/110 genome encodes:
- the thrB gene encoding homoserine kinase has translation MGLTFVTEPVSVSTPATSANLGPGFDALGLALSLHDDLTARVTEGGFHVEISGQGAGELPADEEHLVVRAMLATFDELGERPPGLAVTCVNRIPQARGLGSSSAAIVGGVQLARGLVAGGLELIDEAAALRIAARIEGHPDNVAPCLLGGFTVAWTEAGGARAVTLTPAEGVRPTVFIPAERGYTATARAALPAEVPHRDAAFNAGRSALLTHALTSDPSLLFPATEDRLHQGYRAAGMPGTSSLVAALRSVGVAAVVSGAGPTVLALTEVPGDFYPGAHWHGEVLGVDGAGAVVKGGMVEHAERGPVAAGRKS, from the coding sequence ATGGGCCTGACCTTCGTCACCGAACCGGTATCCGTCAGCACCCCGGCGACCAGTGCGAACCTGGGCCCGGGCTTCGACGCGCTGGGCCTCGCGCTGAGCCTGCACGACGACCTGACCGCCCGGGTGACCGAGGGCGGCTTCCACGTCGAGATCAGCGGGCAGGGCGCCGGTGAGCTGCCGGCCGACGAGGAGCACCTGGTCGTGCGGGCCATGCTGGCCACCTTCGACGAGCTCGGTGAGCGTCCGCCGGGACTCGCGGTCACCTGCGTCAACCGGATCCCGCAGGCGCGCGGCCTGGGCAGCTCCTCGGCGGCCATCGTGGGTGGCGTGCAGCTGGCCCGCGGCCTGGTCGCCGGCGGCCTGGAGCTGATCGACGAGGCGGCCGCGCTGCGCATCGCGGCGCGCATCGAGGGCCACCCGGACAACGTCGCCCCCTGCCTGCTCGGCGGCTTCACGGTGGCCTGGACCGAGGCCGGTGGCGCCCGCGCGGTCACCTTGACGCCGGCCGAGGGCGTGCGCCCGACGGTTTTCATCCCCGCCGAACGGGGGTACACGGCGACCGCGCGGGCGGCGCTGCCGGCCGAGGTGCCGCATCGGGACGCGGCGTTCAACGCCGGGCGGTCCGCGCTGCTCACCCACGCCCTGACGAGTGATCCGTCGCTGCTGTTCCCGGCCACCGAGGACCGGCTGCACCAGGGATATCGCGCCGCGGGAATGCCGGGCACGTCGTCGCTGGTGGCGGCGCTGCGTTCGGTGGGCGTGGCCGCCGTGGTCAGTGGCGCCGGGCCGACCGTTCTGGCATTGACCGAGGTCCCGGGTGATTTTTACCCGGGCGCGCACTGGCACGGCGAAGTGCTGGGCGTGGACGGCGCCGGTGCTGTTGTGAAAGGGGGTATGGTGGAACACGCCGAGCGGGGCCCTGTTGCCGCAGGTCGCAAGAGTTGA
- a CDS encoding MFS transporter yields the protein MSATLSVLTRNRDFRRLFAAELVVFGADWFVMVPLLVLLPRLTGHGFWGGLVLAADTGINALLLPYTGTVADRRDRRRILIAANLASFLAVLLLFAVRSAATAPLALVAIGAMAVAKAFYQPASSAALPNVVDPADLPAANAIAGSAWGTMTVLGASLGGVVASVFGPYASFSVTAVGLLAASLLTALVRRPLQAGPAAAEASPASGPALREALRHIAVRPRLRALVTVKSAVGLGNGVLTVFPLIVAAHGAGELGAGLLFAVRGLGALVGPFVMRPVLARPAWLFTGLALSMGLYGLGYLGVAVTPWFPLVLLLVFVAHFAGGANWVLSNVALQAEVPDGLRGRVFATDLMLATLAIAVSQLGASAVVDRVDQAVVIAGCGLVTLVYAIGWWLATRRLAADSGAGNGIAGARHPS from the coding sequence GTGTCGGCAACCCTCTCGGTCCTTACCAGAAATCGTGACTTCCGGCGTCTTTTCGCCGCTGAGCTGGTCGTCTTCGGTGCCGACTGGTTCGTCATGGTTCCGCTGCTGGTGCTGCTGCCGCGGCTCACCGGGCACGGCTTCTGGGGCGGTCTGGTGCTGGCCGCCGACACCGGGATCAACGCGCTGCTGCTGCCCTACACCGGGACGGTCGCCGACCGGCGGGACCGGCGCCGGATCCTGATCGCCGCGAACCTCGCCTCGTTCCTCGCCGTGCTGCTGCTGTTCGCGGTCCGGTCGGCCGCGACCGCGCCGCTGGCCCTGGTCGCGATCGGGGCGATGGCCGTGGCCAAGGCCTTCTACCAGCCGGCCAGCTCGGCCGCGCTGCCGAACGTGGTGGATCCGGCCGACCTGCCGGCCGCGAACGCGATCGCCGGGTCGGCCTGGGGCACGATGACGGTGCTCGGCGCCTCGCTCGGCGGCGTGGTGGCCAGCGTCTTCGGGCCGTACGCCAGTTTTTCGGTGACCGCGGTCGGTCTGCTGGCCGCGAGCCTGCTCACCGCCCTGGTCCGGCGTCCGCTGCAGGCCGGCCCGGCCGCCGCGGAGGCGTCGCCGGCGAGCGGGCCGGCGCTGCGCGAGGCACTGCGCCACATCGCCGTCCGGCCCCGGCTGCGGGCGCTGGTCACGGTGAAGTCGGCGGTCGGCCTGGGCAACGGGGTGCTGACCGTGTTCCCGTTGATCGTGGCCGCGCACGGCGCCGGCGAGCTGGGCGCCGGCCTGCTCTTCGCGGTCCGCGGGCTGGGCGCGCTGGTCGGGCCGTTCGTGATGCGCCCGGTGCTGGCCCGGCCGGCCTGGCTGTTCACCGGCCTGGCCCTGTCCATGGGCCTGTACGGCCTCGGCTACCTGGGGGTCGCCGTGACCCCGTGGTTCCCGCTGGTGCTGCTGCTGGTCTTCGTCGCACACTTCGCCGGCGGCGCCAACTGGGTGCTCTCCAACGTCGCCCTGCAGGCCGAGGTGCCGGACGGGCTGCGCGGCCGGGTCTTCGCCACCGACCTGATGCTCGCGACGCTGGCTATCGCGGTCAGCCAGCTGGGTGCCAGCGCGGTCGTCGACCGGGTCGACCAGGCGGTGGTGATCGCCGGCTGTGGCCTGGTCACGCTGGTTTACGCGATCGGCTGGTGGCTGGCCACCCGGCGGCTGGCGGCGGATTCCGGGGCCGGGAATGGGATTGCCGGGGCACGGCATCCGTCCTGA
- a CDS encoding VOC family protein, with the protein MLDHVGFQCADLAASAAFYDAVLAPLGASRQMDFQVAIGYGNGHPDFWISTLTEGDGFRESHIAFGAADRAAVDAFFAAAVASGAEVLHEPRLHPEYHEHYYGAFVRDPDGNNVEAVCHRPE; encoded by the coding sequence ATGCTCGATCACGTCGGTTTCCAGTGTGCCGACCTGGCCGCCAGCGCCGCGTTCTACGACGCGGTGCTGGCCCCGCTGGGCGCTTCCCGGCAGATGGATTTCCAGGTGGCCATCGGGTACGGCAACGGACACCCCGATTTCTGGATCAGCACCCTGACCGAGGGGGACGGGTTCCGCGAGTCGCACATAGCCTTTGGTGCGGCGGACCGGGCGGCCGTGGACGCGTTCTTCGCCGCGGCGGTCGCGTCCGGGGCCGAGGTGTTGCACGAGCCGCGCCTGCACCCGGAGTACCACGAGCACTACTACGGCGCGTTCGTCCGCGACCCGGACGGCAACAATGTCGAAGCGGTCTGTCACCGTCCTGAATAG
- the thrC gene encoding threonine synthase, producing the protein MWRGLIEAYRERLPVTEATPVVTLHEGNTPLVPAPVLSQRVGADVYLKVEGANPTGSFKDRGMTMAVSKAVEDGAKTIICASTGNTSASAAAYAARAGISCAVLVPQGKIALGKLSQALVHGAKLLQIEGNFDDCLALASKLSQDFPVALVNSVNIFRLHGQKTASFEIVEALGDAPDIHCLPVGNAGNISAYWMGYQEDKEAGNSTKLPKMYGFQASGAAPIVTGKVVEQPSTIATAIRIGNPASWTKALDARDSSGGLIAAVTDRDILNAYRLLAREVGVFVELGSAASVAGLLQQAAAGQIPAGSRVVCTVTGHGLKDPEWAISTAPSPIVVPNEALAAAKALDLA; encoded by the coding sequence ATGTGGCGGGGTTTGATCGAGGCGTACCGGGAGCGGCTCCCGGTGACCGAGGCCACCCCGGTGGTCACCTTGCACGAGGGCAACACGCCGCTGGTGCCGGCGCCGGTGCTCTCCCAGCGGGTCGGTGCGGACGTCTACCTGAAGGTGGAGGGCGCCAACCCGACCGGTTCGTTCAAGGACCGCGGGATGACCATGGCGGTCTCCAAGGCGGTCGAGGACGGCGCCAAGACCATCATCTGCGCGTCCACCGGCAACACCTCGGCGTCGGCCGCGGCGTACGCGGCCCGGGCCGGGATCAGCTGCGCGGTGCTGGTTCCCCAGGGCAAGATCGCGCTCGGCAAGCTGTCCCAGGCCCTGGTGCACGGGGCCAAGCTGCTGCAGATCGAGGGCAACTTCGACGACTGCCTGGCGCTGGCCTCGAAACTCTCCCAGGACTTCCCGGTCGCGCTGGTCAACTCGGTGAACATCTTCCGCCTGCACGGGCAGAAGACCGCGTCCTTCGAGATCGTCGAGGCGCTCGGGGACGCCCCGGACATCCACTGCCTGCCGGTCGGCAACGCCGGCAACATCTCCGCCTACTGGATGGGTTATCAGGAGGACAAGGAGGCCGGCAACAGCACGAAGCTGCCGAAGATGTACGGCTTCCAGGCCTCCGGCGCCGCGCCGATCGTCACCGGCAAGGTGGTCGAGCAGCCCTCCACGATCGCCACCGCGATCCGGATCGGCAATCCGGCCAGCTGGACCAAGGCGCTCGACGCCCGGGACTCCTCAGGCGGCCTGATCGCGGCGGTCACCGACCGGGACATCCTGAACGCGTACCGGCTGCTGGCTCGTGAGGTCGGCGTCTTCGTCGAGCTGGGCAGCGCGGCGAGCGTGGCCGGGCTGCTGCAGCAGGCGGCGGCCGGGCAGATCCCGGCCGGCTCGCGGGTGGTCTGCACGGTCACCGGTCACGGTCTGAAGGACCCGGAGTGGGCGATCTCCACGGCGCCGTCGCCGATCGTCGTCCCGAACGAGGCGCTGGCCGCCGCGAAGGCGCTAGACCTGGCCTGA
- a CDS encoding MarR family transcriptional regulator codes for MCGGHQQVTKERALSANEKLIADIMGAQIRLQHLFADDRSHPLFSSHLTMSQLKILLLLSRHGTLPGGELARMVGVGAAALSGMIDRLVVQDLVTRTEDLNDRRIRRIGLTKAGAELIEGIITAGMTKQRELLSRLSAEELAVVLHATEILVREAASGQV; via the coding sequence ATGTGCGGTGGTCACCAGCAGGTCACAAAGGAGCGGGCGCTGAGCGCGAACGAGAAGCTCATCGCGGACATCATGGGCGCGCAGATCCGGTTGCAGCACCTGTTCGCCGACGACCGGTCGCACCCACTCTTCTCGTCACACCTGACGATGTCCCAGCTGAAAATACTCCTGCTGCTCTCCCGGCACGGGACGTTGCCCGGCGGGGAGCTGGCCCGGATGGTGGGCGTCGGGGCCGCCGCACTGAGCGGCATGATCGACCGGCTCGTGGTGCAGGATCTGGTCACGCGCACGGAGGATCTCAACGACCGCCGGATCCGCCGGATCGGCCTCACGAAAGCGGGCGCTGAGCTCATCGAGGGCATCATCACCGCGGGCATGACGAAACAGCGCGAGCTCCTCAGCCGACTCTCAGCCGAGGAGCTCGCGGTGGTGCTTCACGCCACCGAGATTCTGGTGCGCGAGGCGGCGTCAGGCCAGGTCTAG
- a CDS encoding efflux RND transporter permease subunit, with amino-acid sequence MSALTRLSLANRGLVALIAIVISGFGLYAIPSLKQQLFPSIELPAAFVSAVLPGASPEAVETEITKPIEDAVKGIDGIDTVTSTSRENVSSVVVSFAYGTDIQSAVNQVTTSINRIQSQLPDNVDPQIFAGGTDDIPAIVLAASGGTDESDLFNKLNQIVVPELNGITGVRDTQVTGARSKQVVITPDLARMGANGIAPTALTSVLQANGISIPAGAVTDGTRSLTVQVGTPITTVQQLQDVYLTGSRGPVRLGDVAKVESRLPVADSYTRTDGADSLGIAVTARPDGNPVEISHQVRDMLDRLQKDSGAKLTVITDQAPYVQRSIKSLATEGLLGLAMAVVVILVFLLSVRSTLVTAVSIPLSVLIALIALWTGDYTLNLLTLGALTIAVGRVVDDSIVVLENIKRHLEYGEEKVHAILAAVREVSGAVTASTLTTVAVFAPIALVGGLVGQIFASFAITVTVALLASLFVALTVVPVLAYWFLKPPAADVDTEAIRRAAEEKELRSPLQRGYLPVIRFATTRRWATVLIGIAVLIGTFALSTRLETNFLDQSGQDSISVTQTMPVGTSLAATDEAAKKVEAIVSGRKDVKTYQVTVGGNSANPFAGGGGAGTATFQVGLTDDADADVVSDQLRDEFAKLSGAGEIKVGEQSSGLGSNQLSVEVTAADNDTLTSATEQVKAAMAGIGGVADVDTSLAASVPRLDVVVNRKAAAAAGLTEAQIGQTVAGMFRSAPAGKLTIDGASQDVVISFGAAPGNPDALRSLPLTTARGPVPLSQVAEIKQVNGPEQVTRTDGNRTATVTGTVTGSNLSKVNQDLTKKLDALTLPPGASYSVGGVSADQADAFKQLGLAVLAAIAIVFIIMVATFRSIVQPIILLVSIPFAATGAIGLLLATGTPLGVPALIGVLMLVGIVVTNAIVLMDLINHYRAAGMGVQEAVIEGGRHRLRPILMTAIATIFALIPMALGLTGEGGFISQPLAIVVIGGLVSSTLLTLVLVPALYTMVENRKEKRRAKRAAKRARKAGVVPVPADEPVADDAAPAMEPAASGALRGYTDQFEVLKMPKGPAETQE; translated from the coding sequence ATGTCAGCTCTGACACGGCTCAGCCTTGCCAACCGAGGTCTCGTCGCCCTGATCGCGATAGTGATCAGCGGCTTCGGCCTCTATGCGATTCCGTCACTCAAGCAACAGCTGTTCCCGTCGATCGAGCTGCCCGCCGCGTTCGTCAGCGCGGTGCTGCCCGGCGCCTCGCCCGAGGCGGTCGAGACGGAGATCACCAAACCGATCGAGGACGCCGTCAAGGGCATCGACGGGATCGACACGGTCACCTCCACCTCGCGGGAGAACGTGTCCAGCGTCGTGGTCTCCTTCGCCTACGGCACGGACATCCAGTCCGCGGTCAACCAGGTCACCACCTCGATCAACCGGATCCAGTCGCAGCTGCCGGACAACGTCGACCCGCAGATCTTCGCGGGCGGCACCGACGACATCCCGGCCATCGTGCTGGCCGCCTCCGGCGGCACCGACGAGAGCGACCTGTTCAACAAGCTCAACCAGATCGTGGTCCCGGAGCTGAACGGGATCACCGGCGTCCGGGACACCCAGGTCACCGGCGCCCGCAGCAAGCAGGTCGTGATCACGCCGGACCTGGCCAGGATGGGCGCGAACGGGATCGCGCCGACCGCGCTCACCTCGGTGCTGCAGGCCAACGGCATCTCGATCCCGGCCGGTGCGGTCACCGACGGCACCAGGTCGTTGACCGTGCAGGTCGGCACCCCGATCACCACGGTCCAGCAGCTGCAGGACGTCTACCTGACCGGCTCGCGCGGCCCGGTGCGCCTCGGCGACGTCGCCAAGGTGGAGAGCAGGCTCCCGGTCGCCGACTCGTACACCCGCACCGACGGCGCGGACAGCCTGGGCATCGCGGTCACCGCGCGGCCCGACGGCAACCCGGTGGAGATCTCCCACCAGGTTCGCGACATGCTGGACAGGCTGCAGAAGGACTCCGGCGCCAAGCTCACCGTGATCACCGACCAGGCGCCGTACGTGCAGCGGTCGATCAAGAGCCTGGCCACCGAGGGCCTGCTCGGCCTCGCCATGGCCGTCGTGGTCATCCTGGTCTTCCTGCTCAGCGTCCGATCGACGCTGGTCACCGCGGTCTCCATCCCGCTGTCCGTGCTGATCGCCCTGATCGCCCTCTGGACCGGCGACTACACGCTGAACCTGTTGACCCTGGGCGCGCTGACGATCGCGGTGGGCCGGGTGGTCGACGACTCGATCGTCGTCCTGGAGAACATCAAACGACACCTGGAGTACGGCGAGGAGAAGGTGCACGCCATCCTCGCCGCGGTCCGCGAGGTGTCCGGCGCGGTCACCGCCTCCACCCTCACCACGGTCGCCGTCTTCGCCCCGATCGCGCTGGTCGGCGGCCTGGTCGGACAGATCTTCGCGTCCTTCGCGATCACCGTGACGGTGGCCCTGCTGGCCTCGCTGTTCGTCGCGCTGACCGTGGTGCCGGTGCTGGCGTACTGGTTCCTCAAGCCGCCGGCCGCCGACGTCGACACCGAGGCGATCCGCCGGGCCGCCGAGGAGAAGGAGCTGCGCAGCCCGCTGCAGCGCGGCTACCTCCCGGTGATCCGGTTCGCCACCACCCGCCGCTGGGCCACCGTGCTGATCGGCATCGCGGTGCTGATCGGCACCTTCGCGCTCTCCACCCGGCTGGAGACCAACTTCCTGGACCAGTCCGGCCAGGACAGCATCAGCGTCACCCAGACGATGCCGGTCGGCACCAGCCTGGCGGCCACCGACGAGGCGGCCAAGAAGGTCGAGGCGATCGTCTCCGGCCGCAAGGACGTCAAGACGTACCAGGTCACCGTCGGCGGCAACTCGGCGAACCCGTTCGCCGGCGGCGGCGGTGCCGGCACCGCCACGTTCCAGGTCGGTCTGACCGATGACGCGGACGCCGACGTGGTCTCCGACCAGCTGCGCGACGAGTTCGCCAAGCTGTCCGGCGCCGGCGAGATCAAGGTCGGCGAGCAGAGCTCGGGGCTGGGCAGCAACCAGCTCTCGGTCGAGGTGACCGCCGCTGACAACGACACGCTGACCAGCGCGACGGAGCAGGTCAAGGCCGCGATGGCCGGGATCGGCGGGGTCGCCGACGTGGACACCTCGCTGGCCGCCAGCGTGCCCCGGCTGGACGTGGTGGTGAACCGCAAGGCGGCCGCCGCGGCCGGGCTCACCGAGGCGCAGATCGGCCAGACCGTGGCCGGCATGTTCCGCTCCGCCCCGGCCGGCAAGCTCACCATCGACGGCGCCAGCCAGGACGTGGTGATCTCGTTCGGCGCCGCACCGGGGAACCCGGACGCGCTCAGGTCGCTGCCGCTGACCACCGCCCGCGGCCCGGTGCCGCTCAGCCAGGTGGCCGAGATCAAGCAGGTCAACGGCCCGGAGCAGGTGACCCGCACGGACGGCAACCGGACCGCCACGGTCACCGGCACCGTCACCGGCTCGAACCTGAGCAAGGTGAACCAGGACCTGACGAAGAAGCTGGACGCGCTGACCCTGCCGCCCGGCGCGTCGTACTCGGTGGGTGGCGTCAGCGCCGACCAGGCGGACGCGTTCAAACAGCTCGGACTGGCCGTGCTGGCCGCCATCGCGATCGTCTTCATCATCATGGTGGCGACGTTCCGCAGCATCGTGCAGCCGATCATCCTGCTGGTCTCCATCCCGTTCGCGGCGACCGGCGCGATCGGCCTGCTGCTGGCCACCGGCACCCCGCTCGGCGTGCCGGCCCTGATCGGCGTGCTGATGCTGGTCGGCATCGTGGTCACCAACGCGATCGTGCTGATGGACCTGATCAACCACTACCGCGCGGCCGGCATGGGCGTGCAGGAGGCGGTGATCGAGGGCGGCCGGCACCGGCTGCGGCCGATCCTGATGACCGCGATCGCGACCATCTTCGCGCTCATCCCGATGGCGCTCGGCCTGACCGGCGAGGGCGGCTTCATCTCGCAGCCGCTGGCGATCGTGGTGATCGGTGGTCTGGTCAGCTCGACGCTGCTCACCCTGGTGCTGGTCCCGGCGCTCTACACGATGGTGGAGAACCGCAAGGAGAAGCGGCGGGCCAAGCGCGCGGCGAAGCGGGCCCGCAAGGCCGGGGTCGTCCCGGTGCCGGCCGACGAGCCGGTCGCGGACGACGCGGCGCCGGCGATGGAGCCCGCCGCCAGCGGGGCGCTGCGGGGGTACACCGACCAGTTCGAGGTGCTCAAGATGCCGAAGGGCCCGGCCGAGACGCAGGAGTAG
- a CDS encoding homoserine dehydrogenase → MSQGKPVRLALLGCGTVGTEVIRLLHEQADDLTARIGAPLEVAGIAVRRLGRERGDLPVDPDLFTSDALGLIKRDDVDVVIEVVGGIEPARTWLVEALRAGKSVVTANKALLAEDGGTLHDAAAEGNADLYYEAAVAGAIPLLRPLRESLHGDRVTAVTGIVNGTTNFILSSMFSTGAGFHEALEEATELGYAEADPTADVEGFDAAAKAAILASLAFHTRVTAADVFREGMTAVTAGDMASAKEMGCTIKLLCIAQRSADAVSVRVHPAMIPLSHPLAGVGDAYNAVFVEADGAGPLMFYGRGAGGRPTASAVLGDIVAAARNKLTGTRAPSESNYAQLAVRPIGESMTRYHISLDVAERPGVLATVAGVFAQHEVSIATVRQSGRADDAKLVIVTHSAPDAALAATVAALAELDIVRSIASVLRVEGGAG, encoded by the coding sequence ATGAGCCAGGGGAAACCGGTACGCCTCGCCCTGCTGGGCTGCGGCACCGTTGGTACTGAAGTAATCCGTCTGTTGCACGAGCAGGCCGACGATCTGACCGCCCGGATCGGGGCCCCGCTGGAGGTCGCCGGGATCGCCGTGCGCCGGCTCGGCCGCGAACGCGGCGACCTGCCGGTCGATCCGGACCTGTTCACCTCGGACGCGCTGGGCCTGATCAAGCGCGACGACGTCGACGTGGTGATCGAGGTGGTGGGCGGCATCGAGCCGGCCCGCACCTGGCTGGTCGAGGCGCTGCGCGCGGGTAAGAGCGTGGTGACCGCGAACAAGGCGCTGCTGGCCGAGGACGGCGGCACGCTGCACGACGCGGCCGCCGAGGGCAACGCCGACCTGTACTACGAGGCCGCGGTGGCCGGGGCGATCCCGCTGCTGCGCCCGCTGCGCGAGTCGCTGCACGGCGACCGGGTGACCGCGGTGACCGGCATCGTGAACGGCACCACCAACTTCATCCTCTCCTCGATGTTCAGCACCGGCGCCGGGTTCCACGAGGCGCTGGAGGAGGCCACCGAGCTCGGGTACGCGGAGGCCGACCCGACCGCCGACGTGGAGGGCTTCGACGCCGCCGCGAAGGCCGCGATCCTGGCCTCGCTGGCCTTCCACACCCGGGTCACCGCCGCGGACGTGTTCCGTGAGGGGATGACCGCGGTGACGGCCGGCGACATGGCCAGCGCCAAGGAGATGGGCTGCACGATCAAGCTGCTGTGCATCGCGCAGCGCAGCGCCGACGCGGTCAGTGTCCGGGTGCACCCGGCGATGATCCCGCTCAGCCATCCGCTGGCCGGGGTCGGCGACGCGTACAACGCGGTGTTCGTCGAGGCCGACGGCGCGGGCCCGCTGATGTTCTACGGCCGGGGCGCGGGTGGCCGGCCGACGGCCAGCGCGGTGCTCGGCGACATCGTCGCGGCGGCCCGCAACAAGCTGACCGGCACCCGGGCGCCGAGCGAGAGCAACTACGCCCAGCTGGCGGTCCGCCCGATCGGCGAGTCGATGACCCGCTACCACATCAGCCTGGACGTGGCCGAGCGCCCGGGTGTGCTGGCCACCGTGGCCGGCGTCTTCGCCCAGCACGAGGTGTCGATCGCCACGGTCCGGCAGTCCGGCCGGGCGGACGACGCCAAGCTGGTGATCGTCACGCACAGCGCGCCGGACGCGGCGCTGGCCGCCACCGTCGCGGCGCTGGCCGAGCTGGACATCGTCCGGTCCATCGCGAGTGTGCTGCGGGTCGAGGGTGGGGCGGGCTGA
- the rho gene encoding transcription termination factor Rho translates to MSDTTDVTSGVSDVADGAGTTATATKRRRGGTGLSAMLLPELQSLAASLGISGTARMRKGELITAISERQSGGSAAAEPAPRPRTEAAPAQSAPASAPAPASTPVEKPQAAAPADSAPAAEAAPATERPSRRSRERAARETTPREATPVQAEAAPAVTEPAAVAAPVADTTERAERPERGDRTRDRQRGERTDRGERTDRGERTDRGERPERAERADRGDRANERGERTNDRGDRNDRGDRNNDRVNDRSGDRGPRTDQGHDDDDNDGEGGRRSRRSRFRDRRRGRDRDDSPREDNRRDGGGREPHVSDDEVLVPVAGILDVLDNYAFVRTTGYLSGPNDVYVSMSQVKKYGLRRGDAVTGAVRSAPRDGDGQRRDKYNPLVRLDTINGMEPDEARRRPEFYKLTPLYPQERLRLETEPHILTTRIIDLVMPIGKGQRALIVSPPKAGKTMVLQALANAITRNNPECHLMVVLVDERPEEVTDMQRTVKGEVIAATFDRPPQDHTTVAELAIERAKRLVELGHDVVVLLDSVTRLGRSYNLAAPASGRIMSGGIDSTALYPPKRFLGAARNIENGGSLTILATALVETGSMMDTVIFEEFKGTGNAELKLDRKIADKRVFPAVDVSASSTRKEEILLGKEELAIIHKLRKVLSSLESGAALDLLMDRLKQTRTNIEFLMQIAKSTPGE, encoded by the coding sequence TTGAGCGACACCACCGACGTGACGTCGGGTGTTTCTGACGTCGCTGACGGCGCCGGCACCACCGCGACCGCCACGAAGCGCCGCCGCGGCGGCACCGGGCTGTCCGCGATGCTGCTGCCCGAGTTGCAGAGCCTCGCCGCCTCCCTGGGCATCTCCGGCACGGCCCGGATGCGCAAGGGCGAGCTGATCACCGCGATCTCCGAGCGGCAGAGCGGTGGCTCCGCCGCGGCCGAGCCGGCTCCGCGGCCGCGGACCGAGGCCGCCCCGGCCCAGTCGGCCCCCGCTTCGGCCCCGGCTCCGGCTTCGACTCCGGTGGAGAAGCCGCAGGCCGCCGCTCCCGCGGACAGCGCGCCGGCCGCCGAGGCCGCCCCGGCCACGGAGCGCCCGTCCCGGCGCAGCCGTGAGCGGGCCGCCCGGGAGACCACCCCCCGCGAGGCCACCCCGGTGCAGGCCGAGGCCGCCCCGGCCGTCACCGAGCCGGCCGCCGTGGCCGCTCCCGTGGCCGACACCACCGAGCGCGCCGAGCGCCCGGAGCGTGGCGACCGCACCCGTGACCGGCAGCGCGGTGAGCGCACCGACCGCGGTGAGCGCACCGACCGCGGTGAGCGCACCGACCGCGGTGAGCGTCCGGAGCGGGCCGAGCGTGCCGACCGCGGTGACCGCGCCAACGAGCGCGGGGAGCGCACCAACGACCGGGGCGACCGCAACGACCGCGGGGACCGGAACAACGACCGGGTCAACGACCGTTCCGGCGACCGGGGCCCGCGCACCGACCAGGGTCACGACGACGACGACAACGACGGTGAGGGTGGCCGCCGGAGCCGGCGCAGCCGTTTTCGGGACCGTCGCCGTGGCCGCGACCGCGACGACAGCCCGCGCGAGGACAACCGGCGTGACGGTGGCGGCCGTGAGCCGCACGTCTCCGACGACGAGGTGCTCGTCCCGGTGGCCGGCATCCTCGACGTGCTGGACAACTACGCGTTCGTCCGGACCACCGGTTACCTCTCCGGCCCGAACGACGTGTACGTCTCGATGTCGCAGGTCAAGAAGTACGGCCTGCGCCGCGGGGACGCGGTCACCGGTGCGGTCCGCTCCGCCCCGCGCGACGGCGACGGGCAGCGGCGGGACAAGTACAACCCGCTGGTCCGCCTGGACACCATCAACGGGATGGAGCCCGACGAGGCCCGCCGGCGTCCCGAGTTCTACAAGCTGACGCCGCTCTACCCGCAGGAGCGCCTGCGGCTGGAGACCGAGCCGCACATCCTCACCACCCGCATCATCGACCTGGTGATGCCGATCGGTAAGGGCCAGCGCGCGCTCATCGTCTCCCCGCCGAAGGCCGGTAAGACGATGGTGCTGCAGGCTCTGGCCAACGCGATCACCCGCAACAACCCCGAGTGCCACCTGATGGTCGTGCTCGTGGACGAGCGGCCCGAAGAGGTCACCGACATGCAGCGCACGGTCAAGGGCGAGGTCATCGCGGCCACGTTCGACCGCCCGCCGCAGGACCACACCACGGTCGCCGAGCTCGCCATCGAGCGGGCCAAGCGGCTGGTCGAGCTGGGCCACGACGTCGTCGTGCTGCTCGACTCGGTGACCCGCCTCGGCCGGTCGTACAACCTGGCCGCGCCGGCCTCCGGCCGGATCATGTCGGGTGGTATCGACTCGACCGCGCTCTACCCGCCGAAGCGGTTCCTCGGCGCGGCGCGCAACATCGAGAACGGTGGCTCGCTGACCATCCTCGCGACCGCGCTGGTCGAGACCGGGTCGATGATGGACACGGTCATCTTCGAGGAGTTCAAGGGCACCGGCAACGCCGAGCTCAAGCTGGACCGGAAGATCGCCGACAAGCGGGTCTTCCCGGCCGTGGACGTCTCCGCCTCCAGCACCCGGAAGGAAGAGATCCTTCTCGGCAAGGAGGAGCTGGCGATCATCCACAAGCTCCGCAAGGTGCTCAGCTCGCTGGAGTCCGGCGCCGCCCTGGACCTGCTGATGGACCGGCTCAAGCAGACCCGGACCAACATCGAGTTCCTGATGCAGATCGCCAAGTCGACACCCGGCGAGTAA